The DNA region CTCGCTCGCGGCCGACCTGCAAGCAGGCGGACTTCGGGTTTTCCCCGGTGGCGTCAGCACACTCAACACCACTGTGCAAAGCGATGAACAGCTGCTCAACGGCCTTGCCGCACTGAGTTTGGCAGCTCAAGGCAGCGGGGTACAAATCTTGCTTGAAACTCACGATCAGTCCCGCAATGGTGCAGATATCGGCAGAGTAATGCGGCTGTTGGAGGCAGAACTTCCAGACCATAATTTCCGGGTGATTTGGGACCTTCGGCATAGCTGGCAAGCCGGTGAGCAGCTAGCCGAGACCTATTCTGCGCTCAAGCCGTGGCTTGGCTACCTGCAGTTGAAAGACTTACATAACGACGGCGGGTTGACCTTACCGGGCGACGGGGAGCTGCCGTTGCGTGAGGCTGTGCAACTCGTCGGACCTGAGCAGTGGTTCTCACTGGAATGGGAGCTCGCGTGGAATCCTGAGCTGCCAGCCTTGGAAGATGCTTTAGCCGCGCTGCAAAAGCTAGAACTTTTCGGCACTCAGCCCGAACTTGAACCAATCACCAAGAAGGAATTCTGATGACAGCACGGCCGGGATCGAAATCATGATCATTGGCAGGGACCGCAACAAGCTCAATCTGCCCGGCACGAGTGAAGACTGACTATTCGAAACTGGTGTTGCCGTTCCTCTGATTTGGTCTCGCCAAGAGCGCAAAAATCACAGAAACTAGCTGACTGCACTTTTCAGAAATCAGCGCCAACGTGGATACTGAGAAGATGTGCGGAAGATACGCGATCGACTCCGAAGTCAACGACATGATCATTGAGTTTGTGATGGCGACTGGTCAAGCGCCGCACGATTGGCGGCCAGGCTGGACGCTTTCAGAAAGCATCCGGCCAACCGAACAAGTTCCGATCTTGGTTGAAACGCTTCTTGACCGAAACGATCCAACCGGCCCAACCAAACTTAGGGCCGAGCCAGCACAGTGGTGGCTCACGCCGTCGTTCTCGAAAGAATTACGCGGCAAAAACCCCACCTTCAATGCGCGCAGCGAAACAGTCACCGAATTGGCGTCTTTCCGCGGGCCAGTCAAGCGGCAACGAGCCATTTTGCCCGCCGCTGGCTACTACGAAACCCACACAGAAGGTACTGTGAAAACCCCGTATTTTGTCCAGGATCCCAATGGACTGTTGTTCTTCGCAGGCCTCTATTCTTGGTGGGCTGACCCGGAAAAACCGGCCGATGATCCCAACAAATGGCATTTGACCACGACTATTCTGACCAGGCCAGCAGCGGGCGAAGTTGCACAGATCCACCCCCGGACGCCGGTCTGTCTGCCGTTCGAATGGATCGAAGAATGGATCATCCCGCACCAAGAGGGGACTGCGGAATTCGTCGCAGAAGCAGTGCAAAGCTCAGAAGAAATCATCCAGGAACTGTAGTTCATGGAGATTCCGCGGTCGTAACTTTCTTGCTGGGAGCGACATCCGCAAGGTATCAGTGAAAGCGTGGGAGAATGCCCACGACTACCCCGGCTTCCAGCACTTCTGACCTCAAAGAACAACACCGAGCCCGGATCGCGGTGACCGTTTTCCCGCTTCTGGTTATTCTCGCCGGTGTTCTAGGATTCTTGGTTCCCGGCGCCTTCTCACCCATGGCGCCCGCGGTGCCCTATTTACTAGGCACCGTGATGTTCTGTATGGGCTTGACCCTTACTCCGCCGGATTTTGCTTCGGTGATCAAGCGGCCTTGGGCTGTGGCCCTGGGCCTGGTGGCGCACTACGTGATCATGCCTGGGGCTGGTTGGCTGATTGCCACGATGCTGCACTTAGACCCCATGTTGGCCGCTGGCGTCATCCTGGTTGGCTGCGCACCCAGCGGAACGGCGTCGAACGTGATGGCCTATTTGGCCAAAGGTGATGTGGCGCTTTCAGTAGCGGTTGCTACCGTTTCCACCCTGGTGGCGCCGCTGGTGACTCCGGCCTTGATGTTGCTGCTCGCGGGATCTTTTTTGAATATCAATGCCGGCGCCATGATGCTAGACATCGCGATTACCGTGTTGGTCCCGGTTATCTCCGGCCTTCTAGCCCGCTTATTACTCAAGCGCCTGATTAACTTTATTTTGCCAGCCCTACCCTGGCTTTCGGCGCTGGTCATCTCGATAATTGTGGCGATCGTCGTAGCGGGCAGCGCCGCGAAACTAGCTAGCGCGGCCGCCGTGGTTTTCTTGGCCGTCGTCTTGCACAACGCTTTTGGGCTCAGCCTGGGTTGCCTAGCTGGTAAGCTCGGCGGCCTCGATGCGAAAGCCCGGCGCGCACTGGCTTTCGAAGTTGGCATGCAGAATTCCGGTTTAGCATCTTCGTTAGCCACCGCCCACTTCTCACCACTTGCCGCACTGCCAGCAGCAGTCTTTTCGGTATGGCACAACGTCTCCGGGGCTATTTTTGCCGCGTTCATGGCACGTAGACCGTTGCCGAGCACAGCCTCAGTTGAGACTGTCAGCTCCGAGGCATAGTGTCGAAGAGTAAGGACGTTCGTTGAGTGAACAGGAGCAAGCAACATGCAAGCATCAGAAACTCTGGCTGCAAACCTGCAAGCCGTTCTGGTCGATTTGATTGAACTCCATGTCCAAGGCAAACAAGCGCACTGGAACATTGTTGGCAAGAACTTCCGTGATCTTCAACTGCAGCTTGATGAAGTAATTGCCGACGCCCGTGAATTTTCTGACACTATCGCTGAGCGGATGCGCGCTTTGCACGCCGTTCCAGATGGCCGAACCGCAACGGTGGCGGCAAGCACATCACTACCGGCCTTCCCCTCCGGTTTGGTAGATACCGGCAAGGCTGTCGATCTGGTGGTTGAGCGGCTAGATGCCACCGCAGCAACCGCACGTCGAGTGCACGACGACGTCGACGCGGAAGACCCGACGTCGGCCGACTTGCTGCACGCAATCATCGAGAAGATCGAGCAGTACTCCTGGATGGTCGGCGCTGAGAATATGAGCGCCTAGCCATTCACTCCGGGCCCTCGGCGTGAAAGCGCTGAGGGCCACCAAATGGTGCCGCCCAGATCATAGGCCAGGGCCGGAACTAAAATTGACCGCACAATGACGGTGTCCAAAAGCACTCCGAACGCGACGATGAATGAAATCTGCGCAAGAAATAGAATCGGGATAACGCCCAGCGCAGCAAATGTCGCGGCAAGGACGACGCCAGCGGAAGTGATCACGCCACCGGTCACGCCCAAACCTCGGAGAACTCCGGGTCGAGTACCAAGTCGAAGTGACTCTTCACGAACCCTAGTCATCAAGAAAATGTTGTAGTCGACTCCCAGTGCCACGAGGAAAACGAATCCGAATAGCGGCACGGAAGCATCCGCGCCGGGGAAACCAAAGATGTGGTTAAAAACCAGTGCCGAGACTCCTAGCGCGGCTAGGTAACTCAGGACCACTGAGCCAATCAGCAGTACTGGCGCAAGCACCGAACGCAAAAGCAGCATCAAGATCAGTAAGATCACTGCCAGTACCAAGGGAATGATCTTGAATAAATCACTCTGTGCAGTGGTATTTGTGTCCAAGGCGACCGCGGTGACCCCGCCGATGAGCGCCGAACTATCCAGCGTGGAAAGTTTAGAACGTAAACCTTTCACAGCTTGCTCTGCCTGCGCGGAATCCGCGGCCGACGTGAGCGTGGCATTGACCAAAACTCGGCCGTCTTTGACAATCTCGGGTGCCGCAGGATCGGGGCGACCAGCTCCTTGGTACACGGAAGCAGCCGAGAAGTCAGCTGAATTTTTAATGGTTTGAAGTATTTGATCTTGAGCCGAAGCCTGCGTGATGACAACAATCGGGCTACCACTGCCGGCGTCGAAATGTTCGCCTAAAGCCTTTTGCCCGTCTACAGCATTGGATTGCTTAAGAATCAACGCGGTGTGCGGTACGCCATTTGCTTGGAGCTGCAGTACTCCGGCCGCACCCGCGAGCAAAACCACTACCGCGATCAGCCAACTAGCCCGAGGACGCCGTCCGATCAGCGTGCCGATTCGTTTCCACAGCCCGGAAATACCTGCTAATCCAGCTAGCTCCGCAGATTGAGCGGCATGCCGATGATGGCCAGCCGTCTGCTTGGGCATAAAAGGCCAAAAGGCTACTCGGCCAAATATCGCAAGCAGCGCCGGAAGCAGGGTCAAGGCCGCCGCTAACGAGAACAGGATGCCGATCGCTGCGATCGGCCCAAGGCTGCGGTTGGAGTTCAAATCAGAGACCAGTAAGCACAGCAAGGCCACCACTACGGTGCCACCCGAGGCCAAAATCGGCTCCCAAGACGCTTTGAACGCTCGGCCGAGGGCAGCCCAACGGTTATCTACCTCATGCAGCGCTTCACGGAATCGAGAAACCAGCAAAAGTGAATAGTCGGTGGCAGCGCCAATCACCAAAATACTCAAGATGCCTTGGCTTTGTCCGTTGAGAGTTATCCATCCCCAACTTGCCAAAGTGTAAATCAAAAGAATCGATGCGGTGAGAGCAAAGACTGAAGTTAGCAACACCAAAAACGGCAAGACCACTGAACGATAAACAATCAAGAGAATGACCAAGACTGCGGCCAAAGCGACAATCAGCAAGATGCCGTCGATTCCACCGAAAGCGCTCACTAGATCCGCGCTCAGCCCGGCAGGGCCGGTAACAAAGGTCTTCAACCCATCAGGCGCATTTTCTTCCAGTGCGCTCCGGAGCGCTCCGACAACTGTTTTAAGGTTCTTCGTGTCAGAGATGGGAATGATTAATTCCGAGGCCTTGCCATCCTGCGACGGCATGGGCCCAATCACTGAGCTGGAAGTCTGTTCCGAGTGGCCTTGCACTCCAGGAACAGAACTGATCTTTGTTACCAGCTGGGCGATGCCAGCAAGCTGCTCCGAACTCAGTTTAGTTTCAGAAGTAAGCAAGCCAATAGCTGGAATTGCCGACGAATCTGAGAACTTTTTCTGCCATTCCCCTGCCTCAGTGGACTCTGCGCTGGCCGGCAAAAAACTCGATTGATCATTCGTAGAAACCCCGGAAAGTTTGCCAAAGGTTGGGCCACCAAATGACGCCGCAAGTAACCAGAGAACAATCAAAATCGAAGGCAAAACGATCCGCAGCCAGCGACGCGGATTCCAATCTTGCCTATCGGTACGCTCATCAGTTGTGCTGGCAGCCACAGGTGCCGGATGATGGGCTGTACGTCCAACATCAAGTCTCTCCATGATGGAGATAATACCTATGAATGATTCCGAAACAAATAGCGACAGTCATCGGCAGCTCAGCGCAACGCTTCTGCTGTTGCTGCAAGAGTTAACGGTACAAACCGAGCATTTCATCGAAACCGTGGGCGCCGGGGCAGGTCTGCACCGAACAGACCTCAATGCGCTAGCTCATTTGGCGAGGTTCGATCGCAACGGTTAGGCGGCGACGCCTGGCAAACTTGGTCAAGCTTTGAACCTAAGCTCACCAGCCACCACAGCACTGATCGACCGCCTAGACCGGGCCGGACACGTGGAACGACGACGAAGCGGAACAGACCGCCGGCAAGTCCAACTGGCAAGTACTGAGAAAGCAAAGCAAACCGGTCGAGCTCTCTTCGGACCGCTTGCCCGACACCTAAGCCTGGCAATGCAGGGTTTACAGTGCCACAGATCTAAGTCTCATCAGCCGGTTCATCAGCGAGATGACAGCAGCCACCCAAAGCGCGGAGGACGACGTTCTTAAGCCATCGTGAGCGCCTAGCGTCGTTTACCAGGCCGCCGTCGAGCTTGATTTTGCGGTTTACGCTTGGTCGGTTGAGTAGGTTTGCGCACCGGTTTCTTTTTCGCTGGGGCTTCCTCAGCCCTAGCGTTACGCGAGGTATTAGCTGTTCGACCGCGAACTATGCCAATAAATTCTTCAATATCGTCCTCTTCGCGTTCAGCCAACCAAGCAATCGCCACCGGATACTCGGGCGCATCGGTTACCGGGCGGAAGCTCAGATCCTTGCGGTTGTAGTGCCTCGCTTCAGACTGCGGCAAGAGGTAAAGCCCGACGTCGGCCGCGACCAGATCCAGAATCGCTTCCGTGCCATGGTGACCGGGAACGCTAGCATCGTCGAGTAGGTTTTCATCGGCCAAATCAGCCAGCGTTAACTCATCAAAAGCCATCGCAGCATGATCTTTAGGGGCTGCAACCACCGCAACCTCGGTATAGAGCGGAATCAGATGCAGGTTTTCGCGATCCACTGGTGGCCGGAGTAGGCAAAGATCTGCTCGCCCGTCAAAAAGCACCTCGCGCTGCTCTTCGATACTGATCGGAACGGCTTCCACCGGATGACGGGGATGCCGTTCAGCCCAGCGACGGAACCATTTGTCCGGGCTCACTCCGGGAACGAAGGCGATGCGTAACACCATCACAGCCTAGTGCGTCACTGGTGCGGTGCCCCAAACATCGTTGCGGCACTGCACCAGTTCTTCAGACTAGGCGTGCAGCCATTTGACGCGCAGCGCGCTGCTGCTCGACTTGCTCGCTTCGGTCTTTTTGACGTTGTTGTACTGCACGTCATACAAAGTGGGGCTGGGCGAACCGTCGGAAGTGATGGAAATATTACTAAAATCCACGGTGCCGAAATTGGCCAAGGGCTCACCATATGCCTGGCGATACGGCGGTTCAGCGATGACTTCAGCAGTCAGGTTTCCAGCGGAACTCCCTGGTGCATTGCCGTCCTTGGTATAGGTCCAACCGCGGCTAGAAACTTCTTTCAGCCGGTACTGGCCATTAGCTAGCCTGGTCACGCTGGCATCAAGTTTATCGCCGGGCTTGACCGGATATCCGGAGTATTCGCCGCCGTCTCCGGCAATGGGACCGTCCGGCCAAAACTCGGCGAACAAACCATAGTGCGCGGTTCCGTTATCGCACCATTGCGCGGAACCAACTTGTTCTAAAGCCTTGTCATCGTTCCAACCGCCAAGCCCAATCCACAGGTAGGAAGACTGGAATCCAGATGATGGACAGCTGAGGTTTGGCACCGTCCAGCTTGCCTTGACGCTAGAGAACTTTGCGTTATGCGAGACTGAATCGCTCCGGTGTGTCCGGAGGGTTTCTCAGACGATGAGCCTGTCGGCGGCTGCCGTGCTCTGGTAGTGATTGTAGTAGTGGTTTTCTAGCTCTACTGGTGGGATGTCTCCGCAGTACTGGTAGAGCCTTCGGTGGTTGTACCAATCGGCCCATTCAGCGGTGCCGATTTCGACTTCTTCTAGAGTCCGCCAGGGCTTGCCGGGTTTGATCAGCTCGGTCTTATAAAGCCCGTTGATGGTTTCCGCCAAGACGTTGTCGTAACTATCACCCACAGAACCGATCGAGGGGCGGATACCGGCCTGGGCCAGGCGTTCGGTGAAGGCCAAGGAGGCGTATTGAGCCCCGGCATCGTGATGATGAATCACCCCGGAAATCTCAGCCCCGGCCCGTTCACGACTCCAGATTGCCTGATTAACTGCGTTGAGCACTAGCACGGTGTTCATAGAAGCACTCGCTGACCAGCCCAGGATCCTCCGAGAGTAAGCATCGATCACGAAGGCAACATAGACCCACCCGGACCAGGTCGAAACATAGGTGAAATCATCTACCCATAGCCGATCCGGTGCCGTTGGTGTGAAATCACGGCGGACCAAGTCCTTCGCTCGGGCCGCCTTCGAGTCTTTGATCGTGGTGCGTTTGACCTTGCCACGGACCACACCCTGTATGCCAAGTAACCCCATGAGCCGTTCTACCGTGCACCTGGCCACCGGCACACCTTCACGGTTCATCGCCAACCAGACTTTCCTGGTGCCGTAAACCCCGTAATTAGCGGCATACACCTTCTGGATCACGGGCTTGAGCACCTCATCACGTTGTTCTCGGTGAGATCGTGTTTTATCCACCCATTCGTAGTACGTGGACGGGGTGGTCTTCACCCCGTCCCAGTAAGCACCTGGCAGATCGACTCGACACCCCACCGCAATCCATTATTCTCGCGGTGACCGGCATGGTCCTTGATGTATTTCACGATCAGTGTTGTGGCGGTCGAGTTCGACCGCGACAAAAGCTGAAGCACTCCGACGTGGAAATCATCACTGCTGAGTGGGTGTTCTGGTACAACCACGAACGATTGATACATCGCCTAGGAAAGATCCCGCCCGCCGAAGCAATAGCCAACTACTATGCTAGAAACCAAGCCGCCAAGCTGTCAGCTTCACACATAACCGGGAGTGCATGAAACCCGGGGCGATTCAAATCGCTTATAACTTCGTTACAGTCTAACCAACTACAGAGACCAGCGGTAATTTTTTTTGTGGTTGAGGGCTAGTGGTGAAATACCCCATCAAACCTGCATCAGCCCCCTTAACTCGCTTCAAGGCTACAGCAGAGTTAACATTTTCGAACATGGTGGTTATTCTGCTTACTTCCAAGAATTCAAGCCTGATGGGAATCCCGACGCGGTCAAAGGACCTTCTTTTGTTTATAAAAAATATGGTCCTGCCAGGGAACGGACGTTCACATCGCGATAGAGGTTAAAGTCTCTACACCTAACGGTTCCGCAACAGCAACTGACAAATTTGAATACGTGGGTAGTGACCAACACCCAGATATCCATGCACCAGATGGAGCAACTCCGGTTACTGGTAAATGGTGTTCTGGGGGCTTGGCCCACGTTTGATGGAAAACACATCGCAGACCTCAAAACCGATCCTCCAGTGAATTCTCCAACAGTTTTCCAGCCTGCGCAGGCCCAGCAGACGGTTTGTGGCTTTCTTTAATAGTCGCCAAGCCGCCATGAAGAC from Renibacterium salmoninarum ATCC 33209 includes:
- a CDS encoding MMPL family transporter — protein: MERLDVGRTAHHPAPVAASTTDERTDRQDWNPRRWLRIVLPSILIVLWLLAASFGGPTFGKLSGVSTNDQSSFLPASAESTEAGEWQKKFSDSSAIPAIGLLTSETKLSSEQLAGIAQLVTKISSVPGVQGHSEQTSSSVIGPMPSQDGKASELIIPISDTKNLKTVVGALRSALEENAPDGLKTFVTGPAGLSADLVSAFGGIDGILLIVALAAVLVILLIVYRSVVLPFLVLLTSVFALTASILLIYTLASWGWITLNGQSQGILSILVIGAATDYSLLLVSRFREALHEVDNRWAALGRAFKASWEPILASGGTVVVALLCLLVSDLNSNRSLGPIAAIGILFSLAAALTLLPALLAIFGRVAFWPFMPKQTAGHHRHAAQSAELAGLAGISGLWKRIGTLIGRRPRASWLIAVVVLLAGAAGVLQLQANGVPHTALILKQSNAVDGQKALGEHFDAGSGSPIVVITQASAQDQILQTIKNSADFSAASVYQGAGRPDPAAPEIVKDGRVLVNATLTSAADSAQAEQAVKGLRSKLSTLDSSALIGGVTAVALDTNTTAQSDLFKIIPLVLAVILLILMLLLRSVLAPVLLIGSVVLSYLAALGVSALVFNHIFGFPGADASVPLFGFVFLVALGVDYNIFLMTRVREESLRLGTRPGVLRGLGVTGGVITSAGVVLAATFAALGVIPILFLAQISFIVAFGVLLDTVIVRSILVPALAYDLGGTIWWPSALSRRGPGVNG
- a CDS encoding Dps family protein — encoded protein: MQASETLAANLQAVLVDLIELHVQGKQAHWNIVGKNFRDLQLQLDEVIADAREFSDTIAERMRALHAVPDGRTATVAASTSLPAFPSGLVDTGKAVDLVVERLDATAATARRVHDDVDAEDPTSADLLHAIIEKIEQYSWMVGAENMSA
- a CDS encoding LysR substrate-binding domain-containing protein, whose protein sequence is MVLRIAFVPGVSPDKWFRRWAERHPRHPVEAVPISIEEQREVLFDGRADLCLLRPPVDRENLHLIPLYTEVAVVAAPKDHAAMAFDELTLADLADENLLDDASVPGHHGTEAILDLVAADVGLYLLPQSEARHYNRKDLSFRPVTDAPEYPVAIAWLAEREEDDIEEFIGIVRGRTANTSRNARAEEAPAKKKPVRKPTQPTKRKPQNQARRRPGKRR
- a CDS encoding MarR family winged helix-turn-helix transcriptional regulator; this encodes MNLSSPATTALIDRLDRAGHVERRRSGTDRRQVQLASTEKAKQTGRALFGPLARHLSLAMQGLQCHRSKSHQPVHQRDDSSHPKRGGRRS
- a CDS encoding sugar phosphate isomerase/epimerase family protein — its product is MPLAFSTLGCPDADLPEVLRLAQRFAIKGLELRSGEGQLVHPGLTAVDRRNLRQALENHDLRLLSVASYLRLLGQNEPPASKSEVTSSEAAAMISLAADLQAGGLRVFPGGVSTLNTTVQSDEQLLNGLAALSLAAQGSGVQILLETHDQSRNGADIGRVMRLLEAELPDHNFRVIWDLRHSWQAGEQLAETYSALKPWLGYLQLKDLHNDGGLTLPGDGELPLREAVQLVGPEQWFSLEWELAWNPELPALEDALAALQKLELFGTQPELEPITKKEF
- a CDS encoding bile acid:sodium symporter family protein encodes the protein MPTTTPASSTSDLKEQHRARIAVTVFPLLVILAGVLGFLVPGAFSPMAPAVPYLLGTVMFCMGLTLTPPDFASVIKRPWAVALGLVAHYVIMPGAGWLIATMLHLDPMLAAGVILVGCAPSGTASNVMAYLAKGDVALSVAVATVSTLVAPLVTPALMLLLAGSFLNINAGAMMLDIAITVLVPVISGLLARLLLKRLINFILPALPWLSALVISIIVAIVVAGSAAKLASAAAVVFLAVVLHNAFGLSLGCLAGKLGGLDAKARRALAFEVGMQNSGLASSLATAHFSPLAALPAAVFSVWHNVSGAIFAAFMARRPLPSTASVETVSSEA
- a CDS encoding SOS response-associated peptidase → MDTEKMCGRYAIDSEVNDMIIEFVMATGQAPHDWRPGWTLSESIRPTEQVPILVETLLDRNDPTGPTKLRAEPAQWWLTPSFSKELRGKNPTFNARSETVTELASFRGPVKRQRAILPAAGYYETHTEGTVKTPYFVQDPNGLLFFAGLYSWWADPEKPADDPNKWHLTTTILTRPAAGEVAQIHPRTPVCLPFEWIEEWIIPHQEGTAEFVAEAVQSSEEIIQEL